From Heliomicrobium modesticaldum Ice1, a single genomic window includes:
- the minE gene encoding cell division topological specificity factor MinE produces the protein MLDFLNRMFSRDGGNSKNIAKERLRLVLVHDRSSVSPEIVEALKEDLIKVISSYMEIDERSLEVNLNNDEASVALVANIPVLGLKRRNV, from the coding sequence GTGCTGGATTTTTTAAATCGCATGTTCAGCCGCGACGGCGGCAACAGCAAAAACATCGCAAAGGAGCGCCTGCGTCTCGTGCTGGTTCACGACCGCAGCAGCGTCTCGCCTGAAATCGTGGAGGCCCTCAAAGAGGACCTGATCAAGGTGATTTCCAGTTATATGGAAATTGATGAACGGTCGCTGGAGGTCAATCTGAACAATGACGAAGCATCTGTCGCCCTGGTAGCCAACATTCCTGTGCTGGGGTTGAAACGCCGCAACGTGTGA
- the minD gene encoding septum site-determining protein MinD — protein MGEVIVITSGKGGVGKTTTTANIGTGLAALGFKVVLVDTDIGLRNLDVVMGLENRIVYDIVDVTSGQVTYAKALIKDKRFPDGRLNLLPAAQTKDKTAVNQAQMKKLCEDLKQEFDFVLIDCPAGIEQGFKNAIAGAEKAVVVTTPEVSAIRDADRIIGLLEAAGLHNPRLIINRLRPAMVKQGDMMSIEDMVDILAIDVLGVVPEDDSIVISTNKGEPAVLDDNSRAGQAYRNITRRLTGAEVPLMNLEVSEGFFDKIRKIFGMNR, from the coding sequence ATGGGTGAAGTGATTGTCATCACCTCAGGCAAAGGCGGCGTCGGCAAGACGACAACAACGGCCAACATCGGCACCGGGCTGGCTGCGCTCGGTTTTAAAGTCGTTCTTGTCGATACTGATATCGGTTTGCGCAACCTGGATGTCGTTATGGGTCTCGAAAACCGGATCGTCTATGATATCGTCGATGTGACCAGCGGTCAGGTGACCTACGCCAAGGCGCTGATCAAAGACAAGCGTTTCCCTGACGGCCGTCTCAACCTGCTGCCGGCAGCCCAGACGAAGGACAAGACTGCCGTCAACCAGGCCCAGATGAAAAAACTCTGTGAAGACCTCAAGCAGGAGTTTGACTTCGTGCTCATTGACTGCCCTGCCGGCATCGAGCAGGGGTTCAAGAACGCCATCGCCGGCGCAGAGAAGGCCGTCGTCGTCACCACCCCGGAGGTTTCGGCCATCCGCGACGCCGACCGCATCATCGGCCTTCTTGAGGCGGCCGGCCTGCACAACCCTCGCCTGATCATCAACCGCCTGCGGCCGGCGATGGTCAAACAGGGAGATATGATGTCCATCGAAGACATGGTGGACATCCTGGCGATCGATGTCCTCGGCGTCGTGCCGGAAGACGACTCCATCGTCATCTCGACGAACAAAGGCGAACCGGCTGTCCTCGACGATAATTCCCGGGCAGGCCAGGCCTATCGCAACATCACCCGCCGCTTGACCGGCGCCGAAGTGCCCTTGATGAACCTGGAGGTTTCGGAAGGCTTTTTTGACAAGATTCGCAAGATCTTCGGTATGAACCGCTGA
- the minC gene encoding septum site-determining protein MinC — MVKLWKSAGGEWTAMGKADIVIKGSKDGLTFFLDSQCDFSELAAAIETKLASADFFLVGAHVTVDVGTRQLHPDQIERLQTLFPSYGLILRGINSWADPVGQHDEEERVVLKGNRERIYQIANHLYESTERADGAARNYDYRDESASSFSPVGTAPDYAEATTEPADCFGGSPSDMQTAILTQGGDERTLLIQRTLRSGQTVRYPGHVVILGDVNPGAEVVAGGNIIVMGVFRGVAHAGAMGSDEAVVTAYRLRPTQLRIANHITRPPDEEEEGPEHPEIARIRDGMVTIERYHYGTKSYGKDV, encoded by the coding sequence ATGGTAAAGTTATGGAAATCGGCTGGGGGCGAATGGACGGCAATGGGAAAAGCAGACATTGTGATCAAGGGTTCCAAAGACGGGCTTACCTTCTTTCTAGACTCCCAGTGCGATTTTTCCGAACTGGCCGCTGCGATTGAAACGAAACTGGCCTCAGCCGATTTTTTTCTTGTGGGTGCCCATGTCACTGTCGATGTAGGGACACGGCAGCTCCACCCGGACCAGATCGAACGTCTCCAGACCCTCTTCCCGTCTTACGGGCTCATCTTGCGGGGAATCAATTCCTGGGCTGATCCGGTCGGTCAACATGACGAGGAGGAAAGGGTCGTGTTAAAAGGAAACCGCGAACGCATCTATCAAATCGCTAACCACCTCTATGAATCGACTGAACGGGCTGATGGCGCGGCGAGGAACTACGATTACCGAGACGAATCTGCTTCGAGCTTTTCCCCGGTCGGTACCGCGCCAGATTACGCCGAGGCGACGACAGAACCTGCCGACTGCTTCGGAGGCAGCCCTTCCGATATGCAAACGGCCATCCTCACCCAGGGAGGCGACGAACGGACGCTGCTCATTCAGCGGACGCTCCGTTCAGGTCAGACCGTGCGCTATCCCGGACATGTGGTCATCTTGGGCGATGTCAACCCTGGCGCGGAGGTCGTGGCCGGGGGCAATATCATCGTCATGGGGGTGTTCCGCGGTGTGGCCCACGCCGGCGCTATGGGCAGTGATGAGGCGGTGGTGACGGCCTACCGGCTCCGGCCGACACAACTGCGCATTGCCAATCACATCACCCGTCCGCCTGATGAAGAGGAGGAAGGTCCCGAACACCCGGAAATCGCTCGTATCCGAGATGGTATGGTGACGATTGAGCGCTACCACTATGGAACCAAATCTTACGGCAAAGACGTGTAA
- the mrdA gene encoding penicillin-binding protein 2 — protein sequence MSLDLNDLVNEMANEMTIDPPAAKRRKDLEKTLRLFAVATILVFCILVSRLFYLQFVDATAYTTTSEENRIKMLPIPAMRGDIVDRNGVTLATSVPVFNAYITYLGIQNGDREAVVQKLAQILGANDPAITAEYITELFKKRQSRLYEPILIKSNLSETEVAMLEERRAELPGVVVEKGPVRYYPPVEGSQIAGHLLGYVRQISADELKQYGDEKYRPNDMIGKTGLEKAYEKYLRGQDGYQQVEINQSNRPIRNLFTHPPTPGDRLVLTLDAKVQKKMEEAMDRTLTQLQREHPKAKAGAAVLINVRTGAILGMVSRPALNPNDFIGTMDQATADYYFRSDPPAGINRVIQASYPPGSTFKPITAMAALDAGKLDPREQINCTGAYWEKPNIRCWTVHGPVDLNEAVAGSCNVYFQEMGRRAGIDNINRIAREFGLGQETGILLPGEEEGLLPGRDWKRAWGSSYANNRYQARMREQDKKTQEELANAQTEEEKAKIQKKDMSMRKLIEREYRNDLNYWPYWQPFETYNTSIGQGRSQYTVLQLANYIATLANGGTRFQPYVVDRIETPERQVVQQFGPTILNQVSLSPENLALVRRAMLAVTEQGGTASYLFNNFPVKVGAKTGTAETGRAGDNKEKDYHGVFVAFAPYDNPEVAYAGVVEYGYHGGSSAGIVARAAFEAYFGLDATNPEALVPFGRVEE from the coding sequence ATGAGCCTCGACTTAAACGACCTTGTCAATGAGATGGCCAACGAGATGACCATCGACCCGCCTGCCGCTAAGCGTCGAAAAGACCTGGAAAAGACGCTGCGGCTCTTTGCGGTGGCGACGATTCTCGTCTTTTGCATCCTCGTGAGCCGCCTCTTTTATCTTCAGTTCGTAGATGCCACAGCGTACACGACCACGTCCGAGGAAAACCGCATCAAAATGTTGCCTATCCCGGCCATGCGAGGAGACATCGTCGACCGCAACGGCGTGACCCTGGCCACATCGGTGCCTGTTTTCAACGCATACATCACCTACCTGGGCATCCAGAATGGCGATCGGGAGGCGGTCGTGCAGAAGCTGGCTCAGATCCTGGGCGCCAACGACCCGGCGATCACAGCGGAGTATATCACCGAACTGTTTAAGAAACGGCAGTCGCGGCTTTACGAGCCTATCCTGATCAAATCGAACCTGAGCGAGACAGAAGTGGCCATGCTGGAGGAACGTCGGGCTGAACTGCCGGGCGTCGTCGTCGAAAAAGGTCCCGTCCGCTACTACCCTCCTGTCGAGGGAAGCCAGATCGCCGGCCACCTGCTTGGCTACGTCCGGCAGATCAGCGCCGACGAGTTGAAACAGTATGGCGATGAAAAATACCGCCCCAATGACATGATCGGGAAAACAGGCTTGGAAAAGGCCTATGAAAAGTACCTGCGCGGCCAGGATGGCTACCAGCAGGTAGAGATCAATCAATCCAACCGGCCTATCCGCAATCTCTTCACCCACCCCCCCACGCCAGGCGACCGATTGGTCCTGACCTTGGACGCCAAGGTGCAGAAGAAGATGGAAGAAGCGATGGACCGGACGTTGACTCAATTGCAGCGCGAGCATCCGAAGGCAAAAGCTGGCGCCGCTGTCTTGATCAACGTCCGCACCGGCGCCATCTTGGGGATGGTTTCCCGGCCGGCCCTCAACCCTAACGATTTTATCGGAACGATGGACCAGGCAACGGCCGATTACTACTTCCGTTCCGATCCGCCGGCGGGAATCAACCGGGTGATCCAGGCTTCCTATCCGCCAGGTTCGACCTTCAAACCGATCACCGCCATGGCTGCGCTGGATGCGGGAAAACTTGACCCTCGCGAACAGATCAACTGCACCGGCGCCTACTGGGAGAAGCCAAACATCCGCTGTTGGACCGTTCACGGACCTGTTGACTTGAATGAGGCTGTCGCCGGTTCCTGCAACGTCTATTTTCAGGAGATGGGGCGGCGGGCCGGCATCGACAACATCAACCGCATCGCCCGCGAGTTTGGCCTCGGCCAGGAGACGGGCATTCTCTTGCCCGGCGAGGAGGAGGGCCTCCTGCCCGGTCGGGACTGGAAGCGCGCTTGGGGAAGCTCCTATGCCAACAATCGCTACCAGGCACGCATGCGCGAACAGGACAAAAAGACCCAAGAGGAACTGGCCAACGCGCAGACGGAAGAGGAAAAAGCCAAGATCCAGAAAAAAGACATGTCCATGCGCAAGCTGATCGAACGGGAATACCGCAATGATCTGAACTACTGGCCTTACTGGCAGCCTTTCGAGACCTACAACACCTCCATCGGCCAGGGGCGAAGCCAGTACACGGTGTTGCAGCTGGCCAACTACATCGCTACCCTGGCCAATGGAGGCACCCGCTTCCAGCCCTATGTGGTTGACCGGATCGAGACACCGGAAAGGCAGGTGGTCCAACAGTTCGGGCCGACCATCCTGAACCAGGTGTCTCTGTCGCCGGAGAACCTGGCCCTGGTCCGGCGAGCCATGCTGGCCGTCACTGAGCAAGGTGGGACCGCGTCCTACCTGTTCAACAATTTCCCCGTCAAGGTCGGCGCCAAGACGGGCACGGCTGAGACGGGCCGGGCCGGCGACAACAAAGAAAAGGATTACCATGGCGTCTTCGTCGCCTTTGCACCTTACGACAACCCGGAAGTGGCTTACGCCGGCGTCGTCGAATACGGCTACCATGGCGGTTCCTCCGCCGGCATTGTGGCGCGAGCCGCCTTTGAAGCCTATTTCGGCCTTGACGCTACCAATCCGGAAGCCCTGGTTCCCTTTGGGCGTGTCGAAGAATAA
- the mreD gene encoding rod shape-determining protein MreD, with protein sequence MRHLNLVLLLLASTTLQTTLMDKLALGGVTPHLVLILVVFTAILKGGRFGSFFGAGAGLFLDMLTGRYIGLNALALAATAGLCGFIEGRLYKDNLLVPIGCVLAGTVAYHTFAFLLGSFAGLPFAVGGFFMTLLTQALYNTVAASLLYGPFYRAACKGWLPKEEVGS encoded by the coding sequence TTGCGCCATCTGAACCTGGTCTTATTGTTGCTGGCGAGCACGACCTTGCAGACGACCCTGATGGACAAACTGGCGCTTGGCGGCGTGACACCACATTTGGTATTGATTCTTGTCGTCTTTACAGCCATACTGAAGGGCGGTCGTTTCGGCAGCTTCTTCGGCGCCGGCGCCGGCCTCTTTCTGGACATGCTGACGGGACGCTATATCGGGTTAAACGCCCTTGCCTTGGCCGCCACGGCCGGCCTCTGCGGCTTCATCGAAGGGCGCCTGTACAAGGACAACCTGCTTGTGCCCATCGGTTGCGTCTTAGCCGGCACAGTAGCGTACCACACTTTCGCCTTCCTGTTGGGAAGTTTCGCCGGACTGCCCTTTGCCGTCGGTGGCTTTTTTATGACCCTCTTGACCCAGGCTCTTTATAACACAGTGGCGGCGTCCTTGCTGTACGGACCCTTTTACCGGGCCGCCTGCAAAGGGTGGTTGCCGAAGGAAGAGGTGGGTTCATGA
- the mreC gene encoding rod shape-determining protein MreC → MARTRMRKTLLVAGLGTVIGLGLLRMTSNDRWDTSLLESASHALLAPFQAGLTYVIGQGEAIGQAVINYRQVKEENEALRRENGELRRENGLLRQYQLENLRMKEMLAFKEEKGGNYQMIAARVIGRETSTWFRSLTLDRGAADGVAKDMVVINNDGLIGHVTSVSPHSCQVLLIIDREAPVPAMLLMTREPGIVEARGDGSGLLQMVHLRRDAPVPVEQLVVTSGLGSLYPKGLRVGYVTGVEPEPNGLTKRATVRPAVDFQRLEEVFIVQKVLRQEGE, encoded by the coding sequence TCATCGGCTTGGGGCTTCTCCGGATGACGAGCAACGATCGATGGGACACGTCCCTTCTGGAGAGTGCCAGCCATGCCTTGTTGGCACCGTTCCAGGCGGGTCTTACCTATGTAATCGGACAGGGGGAGGCTATAGGCCAGGCGGTGATCAACTACCGTCAGGTCAAAGAGGAGAACGAGGCGTTGCGTCGGGAGAACGGTGAATTGCGCCGTGAAAACGGATTGCTTCGCCAATATCAGTTAGAAAATCTCCGCATGAAAGAGATGCTGGCGTTCAAAGAAGAAAAAGGGGGAAACTACCAGATGATCGCGGCCAGAGTCATCGGTCGTGAGACATCGACGTGGTTTCGTTCATTGACCCTCGACCGGGGGGCTGCCGACGGGGTGGCGAAAGACATGGTCGTCATCAACAATGACGGATTGATCGGTCATGTGACTTCTGTGTCGCCTCATTCCTGTCAGGTTCTGCTGATCATCGACCGAGAAGCGCCAGTGCCGGCCATGCTGCTGATGACCCGGGAGCCTGGCATTGTCGAGGCCAGGGGCGACGGTTCCGGCCTGTTACAGATGGTTCACCTGCGCCGCGACGCGCCCGTTCCGGTTGAACAACTGGTCGTCACTTCCGGCTTGGGGTCGCTCTATCCGAAAGGTTTGCGCGTCGGCTATGTGACCGGTGTGGAACCGGAACCGAACGGCTTGACAAAACGAGCCACGGTGCGTCCCGCTGTCGACTTCCAGCGTCTCGAGGAGGTCTTCATCGTCCAAAAGGTCCTGCGCCAGGAGGGAGAGTAG